One genomic window of Deltaproteobacteria bacterium includes the following:
- a CDS encoding peptidylprolyl isomerase, with amino-acid sequence MTTLKNGDSVKVHYTGTLEDGRVFDTSKGRDPLEFKAGDGQIITGFENAILGMKVGETRDFEVAPDEAYGHRQEEMVLEVPVGEFPDHIEPKIGMRLQLKQQQGSPLEVVITDISNEAVTLDGNHPLAGQTLHFQVELLEIATPA; translated from the coding sequence ATGACAACACTCAAAAATGGAGATTCCGTAAAGGTCCACTACACCGGCACGCTGGAGGACGGCCGCGTATTCGACACCTCCAAGGGACGTGACCCCCTGGAATTTAAAGCCGGCGATGGCCAGATTATTACGGGTTTTGAAAACGCGATTCTGGGAATGAAAGTGGGCGAAACCCGCGACTTTGAAGTGGCCCCGGATGAGGCGTACGGTCATCGACAGGAGGAGATGGTCCTGGAGGTGCCGGTGGGTGAATTTCCTGACCACATCGAGCCGAAGATCGGTATGCGGCTGCAGCTGAAGCAGCAACAGGGGAGTCCTTTAGAGGTGGTGATCACCGATATTTCGAATGAGGCAGTGACACTGGACGGAAATCATCCTCTGGCAGGTCAGACGCTGCACTTTCAGGTGGAGCTTCTGGAGATCGCAACCCCTGCATGA
- a CDS encoding efflux RND transporter permease subunit, with the protein MNLPGFSVHRPIFITMVTLIVVIIGAFSLSRLRMDLLPSVELPTLTVRTEYEGASPEVMERLVTQIVEEIIATVPGVEEMTSQSSEGNSSIQVRFVWGTDLDIAAVDVQSRLQDEVDELPEDVVRPRIRKFDIASFPVVLLGISSTLDPVELTQMIEDQIRYRFARIPGVAQVDVWGGYNREVRVELDPDRVRALGLPMDRILQAIRDANLDLPAGKIEEGRYEITLRAPAEFTDLDQIRNTVVTLRDGVPVTLSQLAGVKDTYQKLTRIVRVNGERGLRVAIRKQADANTVEVSRAVLAEIEAVNRSFPQIRVIPVINQGNFIERSIANVARSVLYGGGLAVMVLLLFLRNFRSTLIIFLAIPISMIATFSLIYLGGFTLNLMTLGGLALGVGMMVDGAIVVLENIFRRREQDRESPTTAAVEGAREVAPAIVASTITTLVIFLPLVFVRGVSGILFKELAYVIIFSLVCSLMVSLSLVPMLASRFLAPRAEDRSGRGGWIQRLASVAEDFFNGLNNIYGDFLGWVLNHRAVTIALAAAALAGSLLLIPLIGSEFLPPSDEGEVRVTGEMEIGTRLDIVDRQTRQMEAIVQAAVPETVSSVVSVGSVGWRPDAAAMGQINLSLLPSAQRKRPNTEIADDLRRRLTGKIPGMEIRTRAPQGQFLLNRLLGGEEGLAIEIRGLELDRLNALADRAASVITRVPGVADVNVAHEAGVPQFQIRVDRDKTADLGLTIRDVTRILETAIAGSQAGEYRTGGDSYRILVQLEDAERLSLEDILDLTLTTASGEAVTLRNVVRADPGRGPIVIDRKDQQRTVTIEANVAGRDSGSVATDIQTLLDRIPRPVGYDLTVAGTFEEQKKAFNELVAALVLALILVYMVLACQYESLVNPLVVMFSVPVAAVGVLVTLFLTHTTLNIQSYIGCIMLGGIAVNNAILLVDQAGRLGRRGMPVREAVVEAGRRRLRPILMTTLTTILGLLPLALGIGEGADAQAPLARAVIGGLTGSTVITLGLIPAIYSLFHRDPRLDATEKEKIAETRLCSL; encoded by the coding sequence TCGACATTGCGGCCGTGGACGTCCAGAGCAGACTCCAGGATGAGGTGGACGAGTTGCCTGAGGATGTTGTCAGGCCTCGTATCCGCAAGTTCGACATCGCCAGCTTTCCGGTGGTCCTCCTGGGGATTTCCAGCACCCTGGATCCGGTGGAACTGACCCAGATGATTGAGGATCAGATCCGGTACCGTTTCGCCAGAATCCCGGGCGTGGCCCAGGTGGACGTATGGGGCGGTTATAACCGGGAGGTCCGCGTCGAGCTGGATCCCGACCGGGTCCGTGCCCTGGGTCTTCCGATGGACCGGATACTCCAGGCCATCCGGGATGCGAATCTGGATCTCCCCGCAGGGAAGATCGAGGAAGGCCGCTATGAAATCACCCTTCGCGCCCCTGCCGAATTCACCGATCTGGATCAGATCCGGAATACGGTTGTCACCCTGCGCGACGGAGTCCCGGTTACCCTCTCCCAGTTGGCCGGGGTCAAGGACACCTATCAGAAACTGACACGCATCGTTCGTGTGAATGGCGAGCGGGGCCTGAGGGTGGCCATTCGGAAACAGGCCGATGCCAACACGGTTGAGGTTTCCAGGGCCGTGCTGGCCGAGATTGAGGCGGTCAACAGGTCCTTTCCCCAAATCCGAGTGATCCCGGTCATTAATCAGGGCAATTTTATCGAGCGGTCCATTGCCAATGTGGCCCGTTCCGTACTTTACGGGGGCGGTCTTGCCGTTATGGTGCTCCTCCTTTTTCTGAGAAATTTCCGGAGCACCCTGATCATCTTTCTGGCCATCCCCATCTCCATGATCGCCACGTTCTCCTTGATCTATCTGGGAGGATTCACCTTAAACCTGATGACCCTGGGCGGACTGGCCCTCGGCGTGGGAATGATGGTGGACGGCGCCATCGTGGTCCTGGAAAACATCTTCAGACGGCGGGAACAGGATCGCGAATCCCCGACAACGGCCGCGGTGGAGGGGGCACGGGAAGTGGCGCCGGCCATTGTCGCCAGCACCATTACCACCCTGGTCATTTTCCTCCCGCTGGTGTTTGTCAGGGGCGTTTCCGGCATCCTGTTCAAGGAACTGGCCTATGTGATCATCTTTTCTCTGGTCTGCTCCCTTATGGTGTCTCTCAGCCTGGTCCCGATGCTTGCCTCCAGGTTCCTGGCCCCACGCGCTGAGGATCGCAGCGGACGCGGCGGTTGGATACAAAGACTGGCGTCCGTTGCAGAGGACTTTTTCAATGGCCTCAACAACATATACGGCGATTTTCTCGGGTGGGTCCTGAATCACCGGGCCGTTACCATCGCCCTGGCCGCAGCCGCGCTGGCCGGCAGTCTCCTCCTTATTCCCCTGATCGGGAGCGAGTTCCTGCCGCCCAGCGATGAGGGAGAGGTCCGGGTCACGGGGGAAATGGAAATCGGCACACGGCTGGACATCGTGGATCGGCAGACCCGGCAGATGGAGGCTATTGTCCAGGCCGCCGTCCCGGAGACGGTTTCATCGGTGGTGAGCGTCGGGTCTGTGGGTTGGCGTCCGGATGCGGCGGCCATGGGGCAGATCAATCTGTCCCTCCTCCCTTCGGCCCAGCGCAAACGGCCCAACACGGAGATCGCCGACGATTTACGCCGCAGGCTGACAGGAAAGATTCCCGGCATGGAGATCCGCACCCGGGCCCCCCAGGGCCAGTTCCTGCTGAATCGTCTCTTAGGCGGAGAGGAGGGCCTGGCCATCGAGATTCGAGGATTGGAACTGGACAGGCTGAATGCCCTGGCCGATCGCGCGGCATCGGTCATCACCCGGGTCCCTGGTGTTGCGGATGTGAACGTCGCCCACGAGGCCGGGGTGCCCCAGTTTCAAATCCGGGTGGACCGGGATAAGACCGCGGATCTGGGCCTGACAATACGCGATGTGACCAGGATACTGGAAACAGCCATTGCCGGTTCCCAGGCCGGGGAATACCGGACCGGCGGCGATTCCTATCGTATCCTCGTGCAACTGGAAGATGCGGAAAGGCTTTCCCTGGAGGATATTCTGGATCTGACCCTGACCACGGCATCGGGCGAAGCAGTGACCCTGCGCAACGTGGTGAGGGCCGATCCGGGACGGGGCCCTATTGTCATCGATCGCAAGGACCAGCAGCGGACCGTGACCATCGAGGCCAATGTGGCGGGCCGCGATTCCGGATCCGTTGCCACGGACATTCAGACCCTTCTGGACCGGATCCCCCGGCCTGTGGGATACGATCTGACCGTGGCAGGGACATTCGAAGAGCAGAAAAAGGCATTCAATGAACTGGTCGCCGCCCTGGTGCTGGCCCTGATTCTCGTCTACATGGTACTGGCCTGCCAGTATGAATCGCTTGTCAATCCGCTGGTGGTCATGTTTTCCGTGCCCGTGGCCGCGGTGGGGGTGCTGGTGACCCTGTTTCTGACCCATACCACCCTGAATATCCAATCCTATATCGGGTGCATTATGCTGGGCGGGATCGCCGTCAACAACGCCATCCTCCTGGTGGACCAGGCCGGTCGTCTGGGCCGGCGCGGCATGCCGGTCCGGGAGGCGGTGGTGGAGGCCGGGCGTCGCCGGCTCCGGCCCATCCTCATGACCACCCTCACCACCATCCTGGGCCTCCTCCCCCTGGCCCTCGGCATCGGCGAGGGGGCCGACGCCCAGGCCCCCCTGGCCCGGGCGGTCATCGGGGGGCTTACCGGATCCACGGTGATTACCCTTGGGCTCATCCCGGCCATCTACTCTCTGTTTCACAGAGATCCTCGTCTGGACGCGACTGAAAAGGAGAAGATTGCCGAAACGCGCCTCTGCTCTCTATGA